Genomic window (Enterobacteriaceae bacterium 4M9):
CCTTGGCATGGCAGGGAAAGGTAAGGGCGGCAAGGTGGCGCGGCTGGCGAGCGCCTTTGAGCGCAGTGGCTTGCATAACGTTGACCATGTTTCCACCATTTCACGCTCCATGATGAAGCGCGCTACCGATAAAGGTGTGGCGGCGCACAAGGTGATTTTCTTTCCCAACTGGTCGGAAGTGGCGCGCTTTCGTGACGTGACCACGCAGCAGGCCGAGGCACTGCGCGCGCGTCTTGGGCTGCCGTCTACGCGGCGCATCATTCTTTACTCCGGCAATATTGGTGAAAAGCAGGGGCTGGAGAACGTGATTGCAGTGGCGCAGCGCTATACCGACCGGCCGTGGCAGTTTGTGATTGTCGGTCAGGGCGGCGGGCGGGCGCGGCTGGAGGACATGGCTGCCAGGCTTGGGTTGAACAACGTCACCTTTTTACCGCTCCAGCCGTATGACGACCTGCCGGCGCTACTGAAAATGGGCGACTGCCATCTGGTTGTGCAGCGGCTCGGTGCGGCAGATGCGGTGCTGCCCTCAAAGCTCACCAACATTCTGGCGGTGGGTGGCAATGCGGTGATTACCGCCGACCGTGATACCGAACTGGGGCAGTTGTGCCAGGCGCATCCGGGCATCGCGGTGTGCGTTGAGCCGGAGGCCGTGGACGCGCTGGCGGCAGGGATTGAGCAGAGTCTGTCCATGCCTAAAGAAAACACGCTGGCACGTGAATATGCCGAACGGACGCTCGAAAAAGAGAGCGTGTTACGTCAATTTATCGCTGATATTCGGGGATAACCATGAGTCAGTCACAACTGTTTCCGGTGATTATGGCCGGTGGTTCCGGTAGCCGCCTCTGGCCGCTGTCCAGGGTGCTGTACCCCAAGCAATTCCTCTGCCTGAAAGGGGAACTGACCATGTTGCAGGCGACAATCAGCCGCCTTAACGGCGTGAACTGTGAAAGCCCGGTGGTCATTTGTAACGAACAGCACCGTTTTATCGTGGCTGAACAGCTGCGTGCGCTTAATAAGCTTACTGAAAACATCATTCTGGAGCCGGCCGGGCGCAACACCGCACCTGCCATTGCGCTGGCTGCGCTGGCGGCAAAGCGCAACTGCCCGCAGGGCGACCCGCTGATGCTGGTGCTGGCGGCCGACCATGTGATTCAAAATGAAGAGGCGTTTCGCAGCGCAGTGCGTGAGGCCATGCCGTTTGCCGTGGACGGCAAGCTGGTGACGTTTGGGATTGTGCCGGACCTGCCGGAAACCGGCTACGGCTATATCCGGCGCGGCGAGGTGTGCGCACCTGAGATTGATGCTGTGGCATTTAACGTGGCGCAGTTTGTAGAAAAGCCGAACCTGGAAACCGCGCAGGGCTATGTAGCAAGCGGAGAATACTACTGGAACAGCGGTATGTTTCTGTTCCGCGCCGGGCGCTATCTCGACGAACTGCAGAAATTCCGCCCGGATATTTACAACGCCTGTGAGCAGGCCATGAGTGCGGTGGACCCGGATCTCGATTTTGTGCGCGTGGATGAACAGGCATTTCTCGCCTGCCCGGAGGAATCTATCGACTACGCGGTGATGGAAAAAACCGCCGATGCGGTGGTGGTGCCGATGGATGCAGGCTGGAGCGACGTAGGCTCCTGGTCATCGCTGTGGGATATCAGCAGCCGCACCGCAGAGGGAAACGTCCATCACGGCGACGTCATCAGCCACGACAGCGCTAACAGCTATGTATGGGCAGAATCGGGGCTGGTCACTACCGTTGGGGTAAAAGACCTTGTGGTAGTGCAGACGAAGGACGCGGTACTCATCGCCGACAAAAACCGGGTGCAGGAGGTGAAAAAAGTGGTCGAGCAAATCAAAGCAGAAGGCCGCCACGAGCACCACATACACCGCGAAGTCTACCGTCCGTGGGGCAAATATGACTCCATCGACGCCGGAGAGCGCTACCAGGTGAAACGCATTACGGTCAAGGCGGGCGAAGGGCTGTCTTTACAGATGCATCATCACCGCGCTGAGCACTGGATTGTGGTGGCGGGCACCGCGAAGGTGACGGTCAACGACGATGTAACGCTGCTTGGCGAAAACCAGTCTATCTACATTCCGCTGGGGGCAACCCACTGCCTGGAAAACCCGGGCAAAATTCCGCTGGAACTCATCGAAGTACGCTCCGGCGCCTATCTGGAAGAGGACGATATCGTGCGATTTCGCGATCGCTACGGGCGCGCCCAGGCAACGTAATGGCGCAGGGTAATCCCTGAACGCCAACTTATCCAACACCCGGGAATTACATAACCACTGATTCTCCCGCAAGGGAGAAGGGCTGAGTGTCGCCTGAAGAAGGGGAAATAACGATGACAACATTAACCTGTTTTAAAGCCTACGACATTCGCGGTCGCCTTGGCGATGAGCTTAACGAAGAAATCGCGCGCCGTATTGGCCGCGCTTACGGTGAATATTTACGCCCGCAAACCGTGGTACTAGGCGGCGATGTGCGCCTGACCAGTGAAGCGCTGAAATGCGCGCTGGCCGAGGGGCTGCGCGATGCGGGTGTTAATGTGCTGGATATCGGCCTTTCTGGCACCGAAGAAATCTACTTTGCGACCTGGCACCTGGAGGTGGATGGCGGCATTGAGGTAACCGCCAGCCACAACCCGATGGACTACAACGGCATGAAGCTGGTTCGCCAGGGCGCTCGCCCGATAAGCGGCGACACAGGACTGCGCGACGTGCAGCGCCTGGCCGAGGCCAACGACTTCCCACCGGTTAAAGACAGTGAGCGCGGCAGCTACCGGCAGGTTGATATTCGTGAGGCTTATCTTGAGCACCTGTTCTCCTACGTCAACACCGCAAACTTTACGCCGCTGAAGCTGGTGGTTAATGCCGGCAACGGTGCCGCAGGGCCGGTGGTTGATGCGATAGAAGCCCGCTGTAAGGCACTTAGCCTGCCGCTTACTTTTGTGAAGGTCCATAACACGCCGGACGGCAATTTCCCTAACGGCATCCCTAACCCGCTGTTACCGGAATGCCGCGCCGATACCCGCAACGCCGTCATTGAACACGCAGCCGATATGGGCATCGCTTTTGACGGTGATTTCGACCGCTGCTTTTTGTTTGACGAAAACGGCGAGTTTATCGAGGGCTATTACATCGTGGGTCTGTTAGCGCAGGCGTTTCTCGAAAAACAACCGGGATCGCGCATCATCCATGACCCGCGCCTGAGCTGGAACACCGAAGACGTGGTGACGCGCGCGGGTGGCACGCCGGTAATGTCAAAAACCGGGCATGCGTTTATCAAAGAGCGGATGCGTGAAGAGGACGCGGTATACGGCGGTGAGATGAGTGCGCATCACTATTTCCGCGACTTTGCTTACTGCGACAGCGGCATGATCCCGTGGTTGCTGGTAGCGGAACTGCTGTGTGTGAAGGGGAAGCCTCTCAGTGACATGGTGCGTGAGCGTATCGCTGCGTTTCCGGCAAGCGGCGAAATCAACAGCACGCTGGCCGACCCCGTGAGCGCTATCGCCAGGGTGAAGGCGCACTTCACCGATAAGGCCGGAACCGTGGACGGCACAGACGGATTGAGCATGGCGTTTGCTGACTGGCGCTTCAACCTGCGCAGTTCTAACACTGAGCCGGTTGTGCGCCTGAACGTGGAGTCCCGAGGTGACCGCGAACTGATGATGGTACGCACCCGGGAAATTATGGCGCTGCTCAATCAGTGACGGCAGGCGAGGGCCGATGCTGTCGGCCCTGCGCATCGTGCCGTGATAAACGCGCCTGCGGGCGCCTGACAGGAACAACGATGACAAACTTAAAAAAGCGTGAGCGATCGAAAACGAATGCATCGTTAATCTCTATGGTGCAACGTTTTTCTGACATATCCATTATGTTTGTCGGACTGTGGGTCATTTGCAGGATAGTCGCGCTGCCATTCTTTTATACCCATTTGCTGATGGCGCTGGTCACGCTGGTGGTCTTCCAGATGACCGGCGGGATAACCGACTTCTATCGCTCCTGGCGCGGCGTGAAGATTTCCACCGAACTACTGCTGCTGTTGCAGAACTGGACGCTGGCGCTGGTGTTCAGTGCCGGGCTGTTGACCTTTAGCGGCTATGTGGAAATCTCGTTTGCGACCTGGGTGAGCTGGTATCTGCTCTCAAGCGTTGGGCTGGTGATATGCCGCTCGTGCATTCGTATTGGGGCAGGCT
Coding sequences:
- the cpsB gene encoding mannose-1-phosphate guanyltransferase, with protein sequence MSQSQLFPVIMAGGSGSRLWPLSRVLYPKQFLCLKGELTMLQATISRLNGVNCESPVVICNEQHRFIVAEQLRALNKLTENIILEPAGRNTAPAIALAALAAKRNCPQGDPLMLVLAADHVIQNEEAFRSAVREAMPFAVDGKLVTFGIVPDLPETGYGYIRRGEVCAPEIDAVAFNVAQFVEKPNLETAQGYVASGEYYWNSGMFLFRAGRYLDELQKFRPDIYNACEQAMSAVDPDLDFVRVDEQAFLACPEESIDYAVMEKTADAVVVPMDAGWSDVGSWSSLWDISSRTAEGNVHHGDVISHDSANSYVWAESGLVTTVGVKDLVVVQTKDAVLIADKNRVQEVKKVVEQIKAEGRHEHHIHREVYRPWGKYDSIDAGERYQVKRITVKAGEGLSLQMHHHRAEHWIVVAGTAKVTVNDDVTLLGENQSIYIPLGATHCLENPGKIPLELIEVRSGAYLEEDDIVRFRDRYGRAQAT
- the cpsG gene encoding phosphomannomutase CpsG; this translates as MTTLTCFKAYDIRGRLGDELNEEIARRIGRAYGEYLRPQTVVLGGDVRLTSEALKCALAEGLRDAGVNVLDIGLSGTEEIYFATWHLEVDGGIEVTASHNPMDYNGMKLVRQGARPISGDTGLRDVQRLAEANDFPPVKDSERGSYRQVDIREAYLEHLFSYVNTANFTPLKLVVNAGNGAAGPVVDAIEARCKALSLPLTFVKVHNTPDGNFPNGIPNPLLPECRADTRNAVIEHAADMGIAFDGDFDRCFLFDENGEFIEGYYIVGLLAQAFLEKQPGSRIIHDPRLSWNTEDVVTRAGGTPVMSKTGHAFIKERMREEDAVYGGEMSAHHYFRDFAYCDSGMIPWLLVAELLCVKGKPLSDMVRERIAAFPASGEINSTLADPVSAIARVKAHFTDKAGTVDGTDGLSMAFADWRFNLRSSNTEPVVRLNVESRGDRELMMVRTREIMALLNQ
- the wcaI gene encoding colanic acid biosynthesis fucosyltransferase WcaI, whose amino-acid sequence is MKILVYGINYSPELTGIGKYTGEMVAWMAEQGHDVRVITAPPYYPQWQVQGNYSTWKYAKEQGAATVWRCPMYVPKQPSTLKRLIHLGSFALSSFFPLMAQRRWKPDRIIGVVPTLFCTPGMRLLAKLSGARTVLHIQDYEVDAMLGLGMAGKGKGGKVARLASAFERSGLHNVDHVSTISRSMMKRATDKGVAAHKVIFFPNWSEVARFRDVTTQQAEALRARLGLPSTRRIILYSGNIGEKQGLENVIAVAQRYTDRPWQFVIVGQGGGRARLEDMAARLGLNNVTFLPLQPYDDLPALLKMGDCHLVVQRLGAADAVLPSKLTNILAVGGNAVITADRDTELGQLCQAHPGIAVCVEPEAVDALAAGIEQSLSMPKENTLAREYAERTLEKESVLRQFIADIRG